DNA sequence from the Malus sylvestris chromosome 10, drMalSylv7.2, whole genome shotgun sequence genome:
ttaaaaaaataaaatcatacaataaaattaaattaaaaaagtaaaaattcgaaaaatcttGCGCTACCAAATATTTTGTCTCACaaacaattaatataattaaattaatataagataaataatacaACAAAATGTCAAAAACCTTGGGTGACAAAATATTTCATCGtgcaaaatattaaattaaattaaattaattaaaaatgtaaaaaacaaaaatctttgTGCGACAAAGATTAAGTTTCGTCACGCAAACCCTATTTTCACGAGCTTTGCGCGATGGACCATGCGCGACCAAAATTTTGTCGCACAAGGTTTTGCGCGATGCAATTGTACTTTGCGCAACAAAtttatttcgtcgcgcaaaatgttttttgtagtagtgtatGTTGAGCATGCGATCGGCATTGTAGAAactattatttttcatttgagTTATAATCCCAAGCATTAAAATTCCAAGGCTATAGAAGTCAGATTTTGTAGGAAGGTTTCCCCTATGGCATACTCATGAAATATGTAACCACTGCAAGTATAAAAAAAACAcgatttaatttgtaaatacataaatgCATGATTAGTAATAAGAATGCACTTCTTATTTATAACTAATTATTATGTTCCAAAAATCCTATTTGTGTTTCCTTCGAGTTAGTGAAATCATTGCCACACCAAAGTCAGAAATTTTGGGGTTAATATTTTCAGCAAGTAGTATGTTACTAGCTTTGAAACCTTACCTTATAAACGGGTCCAAACCACAAAAGTTGAACAAGGTTTGTATGTCAAATTTTAGATATGAGTATCAATTTAGTTTTAAACGATCCAACATTCTTTGCACCAAACATCTTTGTCATCCACCACTTGTTAGTGAATTATTGTAGGCGAATTATTAATGGTTTTGTAATTCACTAATCACCACTTTGTTAGTGATTTGTTGTAAGTAAATTGTTGGTGGTTTTGTCATCTACCACTTGTTACTTCTTCTCTTATCAATGTGCGGGCATCCATATGATTGCTATTGCATCAAgatttttttagtcaaaattatCTATGAGATTggcatgattcttcacttaggcctctaaaatttgaaatcaatagaagtggtccctgaatttgttcaccatcaatcattttggtaacatttttgttaaataagaaccaaaatgacaaaaatattgtCATTTAACAAATAATGaggcaaaataatttgacaaaaattgatgatatttttgtcattttatccttatttaatggacatttttcatggaatgaccaaaataattgaggGTGGACAAACTTAGGACCACTTTTATTAGtttcaaatcttagggaccaaagtcATGAGTTATGCCAATTTTAGAGAccattttaattagttaaaaagCCTTACAATAATTAAggctttttttattagcaccccacGTACTGTTGAATACACCACACATTTAAATTagatattaaatgacttatacACTTTACTATGCAATgccaattttgaccttattaggttttttttttttaaaaaattctaaataaaccccaaatcacttttaacgtattatttatctattttttttgtcttccCAACAAATGCAAGCAAAATGATGAAACTGCCAGATTAGAACTTGAATGGAGTGCGCAGAAATTAACGATATTTCCTTATGTATGTCGTCTCACGGCATAACCCCAATTTAAAGAAATGATAATAGTAATAAAATGGCTAAACACAATCTCTGTTCTGTAATTCAAcaccaataaataaatatgttttttttttcatacatcTGAAAATGCAATGAAACTACATTAACATTCAGCTACGTTTTTGCCAATTTGGGTAAAGTCCTAGTGCCATTCACATTACAAGAGACCCTCTGACTGTTCTCCTTTCCCTTGCTGCTTTTACCCTAAAATTTTTGTCATTAAACCTCAGCGTATTACCTCGTTTGCCACCTTTAACAGAGTCTCAGCAGCCACATCTTCCTCCAATCTTGATTGTGACTAAGTATTATAAGACGTgaagaatgtggggtgtataaaaAATATGGAGTGTACATggaaaatgtaaggtgtatgtTGAGAATGGGGTGGAAGGGTAATATGGGAAAGTAAATATGGTGTATTAcgataaattttaattgaaaaagtaaatgtggggtTCATTAAGTATGTATGTGGGatttattcaacaatatgtgaGGTGTAAATATAATAAGCCATAATTAaggtttttcattttattttcccTCAATGATTTAATTTTGTCAaacatattttttattgatatcaTGAATCACGTGTACCTCGttgtccttttctttttcacttattCACTTTACCCAGAAGAGAACGAAAATTCTCGTCGACATCATCTTTTTTGAGCTAAGAAACTTGATCTGTCTGCattaaaagagagagagagagagagagagagagagagagagagagaaaaaaaaagaagaagagagagctAGGATGGAAAACGGGAGAAAACGGGAgcaaaaaggagaaaataacagaaaagagaaaaaagaggtggatagaaagaaaaaggggaggacagccaaaagagaaaaagaaggggGAAAGAAATAAAAGGGGAGGACGGCCAATAGAGAAAAGGGGAAGAGAGACGGGACACTTGCACAGCCCCATATCGAAAGAAGGGGAGAAAACTAGGATTGGCACTGTCCTGCTCCTTCCCAACGTCCCCAAATCGAATTCGAATCGCGTCGAAGAAGACCCATAGACCCAGCCATCACCGGCCATGGCTGCGATTTTTGCTCGAAATTTTCTAAATGAGCTGAGTTGAGCTCTACCATTATACATGGAATTGAGGTTGCGTCCAATAACTTTATTAGTGTGTGGCTATATTGCTTTTAGAAGGATTGAAATCCACTTCAGATTTGTGTTCGAGTTTGCAAAttactcaattttatttttatttttctcattagCTCAATCTACTGGTCCacttcacaaaaataaaaaaaaattgaacgatCTGGATCTTTTTCACTGCACTACAAACCACTTTTTGTAGCATTCAATAAATGCTATAAAAAGTGTTCTATATCATTTTCTTAAATGCTATAGTAGGCCTATAGTAGGCCATGCTATAGAAAGCTTTACTGGTAAATTGATGTTTGATCTCTTGAACTATAATTTTAGTTGAAATTGATTccttaaactatttttttggtaaattaaccccTTAAACTATTTAAAATCGGCCAATTAATCCCTTGCCATTAGATTGTGGAATCAATTCCGTCAAATTCAAGGGCAAATTAGTCATTTCATCATCAATTATTACTTGTCAATTATAACCaccaataaaattttgacatatgGACACAGAATAATTCAAAAACATATAGCATAAtgagaaaacataaaaataaaaaaaataaaaaaaataaaaaaaataaaaaccgaatAGTTACATAACGGACCATCTCACATTGTCATTACACATTATTTTGTCTTCACATGTCATAATTTCATTAGTGATTATAATTGAGAAGTAAGAATTGATGAAGAAAAGACTAAATTTCCTTTGAATTTAACGAAATAGTGGGAAATCTACTGATAAGGTGTCAATTGGCTAATTTTTGATAGTTCAAGGGGTTAATTTACTGAAAAAAATAGTTCAGGAGGCCAATTTCAAGGGGTCAAATAGCATTTTATTCAAGTTTTCCACCTGCAATAGCATTTTTCAACTGCCATAAAGAAATTGCTATGAAATGTTTTTCATAGCATTTGGCGACATATATAGGAAACGTCTATTACATTTATGACATACATTGTTATACGATCAAATATCACTTtgaaaacactaactagaccaagaactttttcttttattacaaATCACCAATGTCATAACATCATTCAAGCAATTACAACCATACGATATCTCAAATTTTTATACAAAGAGAATTGAACTAAACGAATATAACCATATACTCAAATATTCATATCAGCCCTTTTAACCATTGCAACAGCTCCATTTTCATCTTGCGTAATAATATAAATCAAAAGTTATCCAATGATGAAAATACCTCAAATAGACCACACATAATCAACATAAACAGACATGTTCCGCTCAACGAAAGTTGAATTAAAAGGGAAACAACCAGAACAAAACTCCAAGAGTTATTTAAACAAGAAGCAGAGATTGTAAATAGACATGCCACTAAGGTCACTCAACATAAAAATACCAACTACGTAAAACCCTAATACATTATGACTTGTAACCAGAGATTGAAAATAGATATGCCAACATATATATGAATTTAGAACAAGAATCAAGTTTTGGTGATTGCATACCTCTGAAAATATGTTATTCGAATCTAGTTCGATCATCCAGTTAGAAAGACCTAGCAAATCGGAGAGCAAAGAAAGGTAAACATGTGACCattaataatgataataaacGCCACTCACTAATATATATTCATCTCCAAGACTACCAGTTTCTCTTGCACAACAGTGGCTCTGCAAAAGAATCGAGTTTCTGCACAGTACAAACGCAACAGTTTATTTCCTTTAAAGTTGATGCGGTCTTGTTTACTAACCAATTTAATTCACATAAGCAAGACAATACATATAGCTAAAATTAGCTAGTTTGTCAAACAACATATTTACGTGCGTGAAACATGCGTACCTCCAATCTTAAGAAACCTTACCCAAAGTTGTGTGCGTGTATGTTTCAGTGGTACAAGTGGTCCTTCTGTCTTGTTCTACATCTATTTTGTTGATTGGTTATCTTCTTAAAAGTTTTGTCGGCCACTTGAACTTTAAAGTTTAAATCACTTCAGACCTAATAATTTGCTTTAGATTTATGGCTTCTCACTCAGTTACAACCAACAAAGAACAAAGGTTAGGCAGATAATACTTTTCTATAGTCATTCATGGGTAGCTGCAGAACTTGCTTGCTCATATTTTCAAGCTTAGTGGTGTGGACTTATTATTATACTGCTGCAAGTGCACAGGTGACACACAAACCAGGTGACACACTCAAACCAGGTGACACACTCAAACCAGGTGAGTCTCTCAACTCCACAACTTGGTTATGTTCCGCAATGGGGACCTTCTGCTTAGGTTTCTGTGTATATGACAAATCGAATTCCAGCCAGTTGTGCATATGGGGACGTGATACTAGTAACACAGGGTGGATTGCTAGCCGAGACAAACCTGTTTTATACCCAACAGGAGTTCTTACCTTGGACAAGAACAAAACATTGAAAATTATGGACCAAGGCAGGACACGGTTGGAGCTTTACTCTGCTAGTAGAGAAACTGCAAATACTAACACTAGTACTGTGGTGGCTACTCTACTGGATTCTGGCAATTTTATCCTACAAGAAGTGAACACTATCCATGGATCGAAAAATCGGATTTTGTGGCAAAGTTTTGATCATCCAACAGATACCCTTTATCCAGGCATGATGTTAGGTGTTAACCATAGAAACGGGCACATGTTGTCACTTACTTCATGGTCAAGCGACTACAACCCAAAGCCGGAGCCTTTCACTCTTGAATGGGACTACAAAACGCAAGAATTGCAGATTAAGCGACGCGGAGTGGTTTACTGGACTAGTGGAGCCCTCACAAGTAAGAGATTTAAGCTGCTGAGGAAGAGGTATAATTTTAGCATTGTTTCGAACAAAAACGAAGACTACTTCTCTTACTACTCTCTAAGCCAGACTTCTGCATCAGAATGGTATTTAACCTCAACTGGACTGCTATTTGACTATGGAGGAGTTGATATTGCAAGAGCAGATAACTGTTATGGCTATAACACAGATGGAGGGTGCCAGAGATGGGCGGAGAAGCCAACTTGCAGACATGTTGGTGACATATTCGAGCTAAAAACTGGTTTCTTTAAACCAACCACCACAAATTCCACCCCAGATTCAACCTTCCCTAGTGATTCTAATGAAAGTCTAAGTATTAGTGATTGTAAAGATTCTTGTTGGAAAAATTGCGAGTGCCTCGGATACACCTTTCTAAATGCAGATGATGAGTCTGGATGTCAATATTATACCGGAATAAACTGGGAGTTCATACAAGACTTCACCGGTGATAGTACACAAAATTTCAATATGTTGAAAACAAAGTCACCTCACAGTAATGGTAAATTTCTATATGTCTCTATATCATACCTTCCTCACGCACACAAACGCACACTagtatatgcaattaaatggaaAGTACATTTACTAATCAATGCAGGAACAAAAAAGCGGATATTTATTGGCACTGGTATCACAGTTGCTACTCTACTACTAATGGTCCCCTGCATCGCCTGCTATGTACTACGAAGAAGAAAATTTGCACTTCCAGGTACACAAACTTATTCACGTCAATGAAATTTTTTGTCATGAATGTAAAATTCATTTTCTATCTTAATTTAAATAGGCGAGAAAGAGACAAATATCATTGAGGATGAATTGCTTGACTTAATGAGATTTGATCGGCCTACTGATGCCAATGCACGTCAAAATGATGGAAATATGAGACATGATTTAAGTGTCTTTAGTTATGCATCTGTAATGGCTGCCACATGCAATTTCTCACAAGAAAACAAGCTCGGACAAGGGGGATTTGGTCCGGTTTATAAGGTAAGGTTTTAAATCATAAAGTGTTATTTCGTCCACTGATGCACAAACTTAAAGCTGATCAGGTGAGTTGTTGTGCATCATTAATTCAGGGAAAATTGGTGACGGGACAAGAAGTAGCAGTTAAGAGGCTTTCAAAGTGTTCAGGGCAAGGAACGTTGGAGTTTAAGAATGAATTGATACTCATATATGAACTCCAACATAAAAACCTTGTCAAACTTTTTGGATTTTGCATTCATGGTGAAGAGAGGATGCTTATATACGAGTATATGCCAAACAAAAGTTTGGACTACTTTTTATTCGGTTGGTAACACTCCCTTTAATCCTACTGCttgatttaattttgttttgggtttATGTGATATGTCAAAAATACACAGATAATTATCAATCTACTAATTCTTCAATATACTGAACAGATTCAACAAGAGTCATGCTACTTGATTGGAAGAAGCGTTTCAGTATAATTGAAGGAATTGCTCAAGGATTGCTTTACTTGCACAAGTACTCAAGAGTTACTGTAATTCACAGAGATTTAAAAGCAAGTAACATACTACTTGATGAAAATATGAACCCCAAAATATCTGATTTTGGTATGGCAAGGATTTTCAAGCATAATGAACTAGAAGCAAATACTAATAGGGTTGTCGGAACATAGTAAGTAAACAATAAATTGGTCTTTCATCTCTTTCAGTTTGCTATATTATATAACATGGATTATTTGTGTATGCAGAAGtactaaaacaaatttttttttttctatttggtAACAGTGGTTACATGTCTCCCGAGTATGCCATGGATGGCCTCTTTTCCATAAAATCTGATGTTTATAGTTTTGGAGTGTTAATGCTTGAAATTGTAAGCGGCAGGAGAAACAATAGCTTCTATAATGCTGATCGCCTGCTTAATATAGTAGGATATGTATGTCATTCCAATCTTAATTGTGGCGAAAAATTTTTGTTCGTGGTTTTAGGTGTGTTTCTAATTAAATACAATCCTGCATGTTTCAGGCATGGGAATTATGGAAGGAAGGCACAGTTCTAGAATTAATGGATCCAGCATTAGGCGATTCATGTATCAAAGATCAATTGTTAAGATGCGTTCATGTTGGTCTACTATGCGTGGAAGAAAATGCAGCTGATCGGCCTACCATGTCAGATGTCGTATCTATGTTGACAAATCAAAGCACACCGTTGCCATTGCCTGCAAAGGCAGCATTTTTTACAGGAAGAAATGTGGTTGAAAATGGTTCGAGTGGAAAAAAATCAgaatttttttcatcaaatgaGATATCCAATTCCACTGCTGTGCCGCGATGAATTTACATCCTACTATGTTTACGGTTTGCCTGAATTTTTGCTTGCTTTTATATGTATGATGGAAGTACTCTAGTTGGAAAATTACTTTTTCCTCACAAACTAATGTACCTGTGGAAATATCAACTATAATAGCTGTTGGCATTATGTGCTCTCTGTTCTCTGCTGTAAAACGTTCAGTTATATATAAGAGCAAATGGATGAAGCAAGATGAACGATACTTTCATGTGTTAGAATCTACCTGATCAAGTTATGCAGCAGCGGTAGCAGTTCCAGTTCATATAATTACTGTTGATGTGCCTCTGAGGAAACAGCTTAGTGAGTTAGCCGCCTTCTTCCTCAGGCACAAGGTCTTAAATCAAAACGTATTTTCCAGATCATGTAGTACACCTATGGAAGCAAGTGTACTGAGGAACACCAGGCATGTTAGTACTATACCTTCATCTTCCTACTATATCGGAGTCGGACATGCCATTTGGCTGAAAGACGGGAGGGTTTTCTCTTTCTCCCTACTAATATTATGACTCTTACTTCTAGGTCTCTCCTTCCTCCTACAGTTTGTCTCTTGATAAAACTTCTGTTTCTTTTCCACTTATTATATTCaatttatgtatatattttattttttgagaaacTTCGATGGTACGAGAGATTTTATTGATAACGAGAAAATAAGTTACACCTAGTTGGGGGATATAAACTTTATCTCTCATAAAACAGAGACAACAAAAAAGAATATACGAAAAAGaagggggacataaaccttTCCCTTCccttctagaaaaaaaaaaaaaaaaaaaacaagaatgatacaaagaaaagggccggatccttttcctatGGATCTCGTGATCTCACCCGTTCATCGTATACCGTACAGTTAGTTTTGGTTAGgtattattcatatttaattttaaattttaaattttgaaatgattttttaccgcatgatatacgatgaatggatGAGATCACGGGATccctaggaaaaggatcctcgccagATCCTTTTCCAGAAAAGGGGAGAACATGAAACCTAACCCTTCTAGAACCAAACCTAAAGGTCTAAACCTACGAAACAAGTTGAACAACACCATAAAGTTAGGGGAAAAAAAGCAAGTGAAACAAACTTGGATGCCGAGATGCACATTAATTTGTGAAGCGGTAGTCAGGCAAGCCAACATAGTCTGAAAACAAAACAGCACGAGCCGCTGGCAGAGGAAAATCATGTCATATTAAAGATGGAGAAAACTAGCCCAAATTAGCAAAATTGTCGGCAACAAGAGAGTCGAAGAGCAGAAATAACACTAAAACTGTCACTTTCCAACCAAAGACAATGTCAACCCCGTTGATATGCAAACTCTACATCAATAATAATTACTGATAattctacaaaaataaaataaaaaattgcgaTGACTAATCCATTCACAGAAACCTCCAAGAAAATGCTGATAATTGCCGATAATTCTGATATTCGATTCAACCACTTATCTTCTTGTAAAAAATGTTGGCCTTGTTGGTACAGGTAATGGCATACTTTCAATTGGCAACATAGATATGACATCGGACGTGGTGGGCCGATCAGTTGCATCTTCTTCCATGCATAGCAGACCAACATTGATGCATCTTATGAACTGATCTGAAGTACATGAATTGTCTAGCATTGGATCATTTAATTTTAAAGAGGaaacattttaatcatttaGGATATCAGATTCTCTAAATCTCACTTCAAAGAGGAAACATTTTAATCATACAAAGATTTTATTTGACATACGTATCCTACTATATTGAGCATGCGGTCGGACTTGTGGAATCTATTATTTTTCCTTCCAGATATAATCTCAAGCATTAAACTCCGAAGCTACATATATCAGATTTTGTAGATCTGTTTCCCCCACAGGGGACATGTAGTCTCTGCAAATATAGAAGAAGGCACAATTTagtttatacatacataaatgcATGATTAGTGACCAAAAGTGAATGATGAGATAAGAATGCACTTCTTATTTATAACTTACTATGTCCCATCTATCCTATTTGTGCTTCCTTCGAGTTCATTATGCGTGAAAATCCTTACCATACCAAAGTCAGAAATTTTGAGGTTCATATTTCCATCTTACTAGTTTTAAGATCTCTATGAATAACCTTCAATCTTTAATATTTGTGTAAAGCAATACCAGAGCATTTCCGGCAATTATATTGAAACGCTTCTTCCAATCTAGTATACTGCTTCTCTCTGAATCTGAACAATACATAGAGAGAGTAAGATAATGCATTTTTCAATATCAGATTACAGTGATAGCATCAATTCCCAAACAAATAAACGCAGTTTAGACTTCTGTTTGGCATACTAGCTTCTAATGTACACCATGAATGCAAAGCACCAAAAGTTGAACAAGGTTCGTATGTTGAAGTTCAGATATGAGTTTCACTTCATTCTTAAACTCCAATGTTCCTTGCACCAAACATTTTTGTCATCCACCACTTTGTTAGTgaattgttgtaggtgaatagTTGGTGACCTTGTAATCCACCACTTTGCTAGTGATTTGTTGTAAGTGAATTATTGGTGGTTTTGTCATCAACcgcttgtttcttcttctcctttcaACGTGTGGGCATCCATATTATTACAAcaattggagaaatttttcattgtgactaggtgtttttatgtaagtggtgagaaattttattttttaaattgttaactttttaacacacatatcctacCAATTATATAGTGATACGTGGTATAGTGATACGTGGTGTATCACCCCGTGTTGCGATCACattgaataatctctccaacaattgacgattttttttttcccaatggtttcattttgtcaaacatatTTTTCTATTGATCTCGGTAGTCGCGTGCAGAgttttctcttgttttttttctatccttttcttttccatttattTACTTTACCAAGAAATGAATGAAAATTCTCGTCAACGTTATCCTTTTTTGAGCTAAGAAACTTGATCTGTCTACATTAAAAAACAGAGAAAGAGAGGGCTAGGATGCTCTAGAAGGAACGGATAAAAACTGGAGGAATAAGGAAACaagaacagaaaagaaaaaaaagagggggaaagaaagaagaagggagaACAGCCAAAAGAGAAATAGGGGGAGAGAGACGGGTCACCTGTACAGAGCCCTATATTGACAGACAGCTCGTGAGTTAATCCTGTGCCCCTAACTCCCCTTTCTTATCCTCCATTTGAGTTGCGAGAAAATCCGGGAAAATTGAACACCATGTTTGAATTTGGTTGCTACTGGTGAATATATTCCTCATGATCACATTTGTGTATCTTTTTCTACTTTTAAGGTTAAACTAATATAAACTGCAGAGTTGTTTTTGAATCAGCTAGCTCACGCTGCATGGCAACAAATTAGGACCACAGCGTTTCCTTTTTCTTAATGTGTAGGAATTGGAATTGGCACTTTGTGTTGAAATATGTAAGTTGTTTCACCCTTCGAGTTTCGAAGGCAGGACTCGATGGAATTCAAAACGGCAACGGCCAgcttttagtttaatttgtaacggctacttttttttttttttttttcctgtaacGGCTACTCTCTGATAAGGCTAGCAGGTAAAGGCTTAGTCATGTAGGGTACGTGTAAGGCTTAGATTAGAACAGATAAAAGGCTAGGATTGCTTAATGCAACTGTAGCCTTGACTACCCTTGTACTTCTGCTTATATGCAGAGAAGAATGTTGGAGAATGATGATGAATGAAATGCAGTAGAGCAGCAACGTTTCGCTTACTGAAATTCCTGACTAAAAATccattttcctttattttgtttttcatcaCAAATCACCACAAACATCATA
Encoded proteins:
- the LOC126585770 gene encoding G-type lectin S-receptor-like serine/threonine-protein kinase At1g67520 isoform X3 encodes the protein MGSCRTCLLIFSSLVVWTYYYTAASAQVTHKPGDTLKPGDTLKPGESLNSTTWLCSAMGTFCLGFCVYDKSNSSQLCIWGRDTSNTGWIASRDKPVLYPTGVLTLDKNKTLKIMDQGRTRLELYSASRETANTNTSTVVATLLDSGNFILQEVNTIHGSKNRILWQSFDHPTDTLYPGMMLGVNHRNGHMLSLTSWSSDYNPKPEPFTLEWDYKTQELQIKRRGVVYWTSGALTSKRFKLLRKRYNFSIVSNKNEDYFSYYSLSQTSASEWYLTSTGLLFDYGGVDIARADNCYGYNTDGGCQRWAEKPTCRHVGDIFELKTGFFKPTTTNSTPDSTFPSDSNESLSISDCKDSCWKNCECLGYTFLNADDESGCQYYTGINWEFIQDFTGDSTQNFNMLKTKSPHSNVHLLINAGTKKRIFIGTGITVATLLLMVPCIACYVLRRRKFALPGEKETNIIEDELLDLMRFDRPTDANARQNDGNMRHDLSVFSYASVMAATCNFSQENKLGQGGFGPVYKGKLVTGQEVAVKRLSKCSGQGTLEFKNELILIYELQHKNLVKLFGFCIHGEERMLIYEYMPNKSLDYFLFDSTRVTLLDWKKRFSIIEGIAQGLLYLHKYSRVTVIHRDLKASNILLDENMNPKISDFGMARIFKHNELEAITNRVVGTYGYMSPEYAMEGIFSIKTDVYSFGVLMLEIVSGRRNNSFYNADRLLNIVGYAWELWKEGTVLELMDPTLGDSCIKDQLLRCVHVGLLCVEQNAADRPTMSGVVSMLTNQSTPLPLPAKAAFFTGRNVVEDGPSGKKSENFSSNEISNSTAVPR
- the LOC126585770 gene encoding G-type lectin S-receptor-like serine/threonine-protein kinase CES101 isoform X10 translates to MGSCRTCLLIFSSLVVWTYYYTAASAQVTHKPGDTLKPGDTLKPGESLNSTTWLCSAMGTFCLGFCVYDKSNSSQLCIWGRDTSNTGWIASRDKPVLYPTGVLTLDKNKTLKIMDQGRTRLELYSASRETANTNTSTVVATLLDSGNFILQEVNTIHGSKNRILWQSFDHPTDTLYPGMMLGVNHRNGHMLSLTSWSSDYNPKPEPFTLEWDYKTQELQIKRRGVVYWTSGALTSKRFKLLRKRYNFSIVSNKNEDYFSYYSLSQTSASEWYLTSTGLLFDYGGVDIARADNCYGYNTDGGCQRWAEKPTCRHVGDIFELKTGFFKPTTTNSTPDSTFPSDSNESLSISDCKDSCWKNCECLGYTFLNADDESGCQYYTGINWEFIQDFTGDSTQNFNMLKTKSPHSNVHLLINAGTKKRIFIGTGITVATLLLMVPCIACYVLRRRKFALPGEKETNIIEDELLDLMRFDRPTDANARQNDGNMRHDLSVFSYASVMAATCNFSQENKLGQGGFGPVYKGKLVTGQEVAVKRLSKCSGQGTLEFKNELILIYELQHKNLVKLFGFCIHGEERMLIYEYMPNKSLDYFLFDSTRVMLLDWKKRFSIIEGIAQGLLYLHKYSRVTVIHRDLKASNILLDENMNPKISDFGMARIFKHNELEANTNRVVGT
- the LOC126585770 gene encoding G-type lectin S-receptor-like serine/threonine-protein kinase At1g67520 isoform X4, which produces MGSCRTCLLIFSSLVVWTYYYTAASAQVTHKPGDTLKPGDTLKPGESLNSTTWLCSAMGTFCLGFCVYDKSNSSQLCIWGRDTSNTGWIASRDKPVLYPTGVLTLDKNKTLKIMDQGRTRLELYSASRETANTNTSTVVATLLDSGNFILQEVNTIHGSKNRILWQSFDHPTDTLYPGMMLGVNHRNGHMLSLTSWSSDYNPKPEPFTLEWDYKTQELQIKRRGVVYWTSGALTSKRFKLLRKRYNFSIVSNKNEDYFSYYSLSQTSASEWYLTSTGLLFDYGGVDIARADNCYGYNTDGGCQRWAEKPTCRHVGDIFELKTGFFKPTTTNSTPDSTFPSDSNESLSISDCKDSCWKNCECLGYTFLNADDESGCQYYTGINWEFIQDFTGDSTQNFNMLKTKSPHSNVHLLINAGTKKRIFIGTGITVATLLLMVPCIACYVLRRRKFALPGEKETNIIEDELLDLMRFDRPTDANARQNDGNMRHDLSVFSYASVMAATCNFSQENKLGQGGFGPVYKGKLVTGQEVAVKRLSKCSGQGTLEFKNELILIYELQHKNLVKLFGFCIHGEERMLIYEYMPNKSLDYFLFDSTRVMLLDWKKRFSIIEGIAQGLLYLHKYSRVTVIHRDLKASNILLDENMNPKISDFGMARIFKHNELEANTNRVVGTYGYMSPEYAMDGLFSIKSDVYSFGVLMLEIVSGRRNNSFYNADRLLNIVGYAWELWKEGTVLELMDPTLGDSCIKDQLLRCVHVALLCVEETAADRPTMSDVVSMLTNQSTPLPLPRKPAFFTGRNVLEAGLSGKKSEIFSTNELSNSTDVP
- the LOC126585770 gene encoding G-type lectin S-receptor-like serine/threonine-protein kinase At1g67520 isoform X1 is translated as MGSCRTCLLIFSSLVVWTYYYTAASAQVTHKPGDTLKPGDTLKPGESLNSTTWLCSAMGTFCLGFCVYDKSNSSQLCIWGRDTSNTGWIASRDKPVLYPTGVLTLDKNKTLKIMDQGRTRLELYSASRETANTNTSTVVATLLDSGNFILQEVNTIHGSKNRILWQSFDHPTDTLYPGMMLGVNHRNGHMLSLTSWSSDYNPKPEPFTLEWDYKTQELQIKRRGVVYWTSGALTSKRFKLLRKRYNFSIVSNKNEDYFSYYSLSQTSASEWYLTSTGLLFDYGGVDIARADNCYGYNTDGGCQRWAEKPTCRHVGDIFELKTGFFKPTTTNSTPDSTFPSDSNESLSISDCKDSCWKNCECLGYTFLNADDESGCQYYTGINWEFIQDFTGDSTQNFNMLKTKSPHSNVHLLINAGTKKRIFIGTGITVATLLLMVPCIACYVLRRRKFALPGEKETNIIEDELLDLMRFDRPTDANARQNDGNMRHDLSVFSYASVMAATCNFSQENKLGQGGFGPVYKGKLVTGQEVAVKRLSKCSGQGTLEFKNELILIYELQHKNLVKLFGFCIHGEERMLIYEYMPNKSLDYFLFDSTRVMLLDWKKRFSIIEGIAQGLLYLHKYSRVTVIHRDLKASNILLDENMNPKISDFGMARIFKHNELEANTNRVVGTYGYMSPEYAMDGLFSIKSDVYSFGVLMLEIVSGRRNNSFYNADRLLNIVGYAWELWKEGTVLELMDPALGDSCIKDQLLRCVHVGLLCVEENAADRPTMSDVVSMLTNQSTPLPLPAKAAFFTGRNVVENGSSGKKSEFFSSNEISNSTAVPR